From the genome of Mycetocola spongiae, one region includes:
- a CDS encoding GntR family transcriptional regulator, giving the protein MATSTLLHRQVTVYLRERIESGVIQPSSRMPSERVLAEQFAVSRVTIRQAMRDLEAQGLVEVIGGVRWVRKHTESSVARRSSHSLEEGATGLVSFSDLAAANGLTVSATILTMQTRPGSLDEADLLSVAPGAPIVDLVRIRYLDSIPILMDFTLIPEALAPGLGAVDLSHGSLYHTLADSYGLHAVRAQCAIEARGASPEIADGLGLAPGDPVLEIIQTIYDQNDRVMQWGRSVYRGDRYRFRADLEGTQRPSRAGTTADEPTGRGFRADKARVRN; this is encoded by the coding sequence ATGGCCACCTCCACGCTCCTGCACCGCCAGGTCACCGTATATCTGCGCGAGCGCATCGAATCCGGCGTGATTCAGCCCTCCTCGCGGATGCCCTCGGAGCGCGTGCTCGCGGAGCAATTTGCGGTGAGCCGGGTCACGATCCGGCAGGCCATGCGCGATCTGGAGGCGCAGGGGCTGGTGGAGGTGATCGGGGGTGTGCGCTGGGTGCGCAAGCATACCGAGAGTTCGGTGGCCCGTCGTTCCTCGCACTCCCTCGAGGAGGGTGCCACCGGCCTGGTCAGCTTCTCGGATCTGGCCGCGGCCAATGGGCTCACGGTGAGTGCCACGATCCTCACGATGCAGACCCGCCCCGGTTCCCTGGATGAGGCCGATCTGCTGTCGGTGGCCCCCGGGGCACCGATCGTGGATCTGGTGCGGATCCGCTATCTGGATTCCATCCCGATCCTGATGGACTTCACGCTGATTCCCGAGGCACTCGCCCCGGGCCTCGGCGCGGTGGATCTCTCACACGGCTCGCTGTATCACACGCTCGCCGATAGCTATGGGCTGCACGCCGTGCGCGCCCAGTGCGCAATCGAGGCGCGCGGCGCCAGCCCCGAGATCGCCGATGGGCTGGGCCTGGCCCCGGGTGATCCCGTCCTGGAAATCATCCAAACCATCTATGACCAGAACGATCGGGTCATGCAGTGGGGCCGCAGCGTTTATCGCGGCGACCGCTACCGATTCCGCGCGGATTTGGAGGGCACACAGCGCCCCTCCCGCGCGGGTACTACCGCCGATGAGCCAACCGGCCGCGGCTTCAGAGCAGATAAG